In Triticum aestivum cultivar Chinese Spring chromosome 5B, IWGSC CS RefSeq v2.1, whole genome shotgun sequence, the following proteins share a genomic window:
- the LOC123110172 gene encoding 5-methyltetrahydropteroyltriglutamate--homocysteine methyltransferase 1 translates to MASHIVGYPRMGPKRELKFALESFWDGKSSAEDLEKVATDLRASIWKQMADAGIKYIPSNTFSYYDQVLDTTAMLGAVPDRYSWTGGEINLSTYFSMARGNATVPAMEMTKWFDTNYHFIVPELAPSTKFSYSSHKAINEYKEAKALGVDTVPVLVGPVSYLLLSKAAKGVEKSFSPLSLLSSILPVYKEVIAELKAAGASWIQFDEPTLVKDLESHHLSAFSAAYSELESALSGLNVLVETYFADVPADSYKTLTSLSSVTAYGFDLERGTKTLELVKSGFPAGKYLFAGVVDGRNIWADDLAASLATLQSLEAVVGKDKLVISTSCSLMHTAVDLVNETKLDDEIKSWLAFAAQKVVEVNALAKALAGQKDEAYFSANAAALASRRSSPRVTNEEVQKAATALKGSDHRRATTVSARLDAQQKKLNLPILPTTTIGSFPQTVELRRVRREYKAKKISEEEYTNAIKEEISKVVKIQEELDIDVLVHGEPERNDMVEYFGEQLSGFTFTANGWVQSYGSRCVKPPIIYGDVSRPNPMTVFWSKMAQSMTARPMKGMLTGPVTILNWSFVRNDQPRFETCYQIALAIKKEVEDLEAGGIQVIQIDEAALREGLPLRKSEHAFYLDWAVHSFRITNCGVQDTTQIHTHMCYSNFNDIIQSIINMDADVITIENSRSDEKLLSVFREGVVYGAGIGPGVYDIHSPRIPSKEEIADRVNKMLAVLDTNILWVNPDCGLKTRKYAEVKPALTNMVEAAKQIRAELAKAQ, encoded by the exons ATGGCGTCCCACATTGTCGGATACCCGCGCATGGGCCCCAAGAGGGAGCTCAAGTTTGCCCTGGAGTCTTTCTGGGATGGCAAGAGCAGCGCCGAGGATTTGGAGAAGGTTGCCACCGACCTCAGGGCCAGCATCTGGAAGCAGATGGCTGATGCTGGGATCAAGTACATCCCCAGCAACACCTTCTCCTACTATGATCAGGTTCTTGACACCACCGCCATGCTCGGTGCCGTCCCAGACCGTTACTCATGGACCGGTGGGGAGATCAATTTGAGCACCTACTTCTCGATGGCTAGGGGTAACGCCACCGTCCCTGCTATGGAGATGACCAAGTGGTTCGACACCAACTA CCACTTTATCGTCCCTGAATTGGCTCCTAGTACCAAGTTCTCCTACTCTTCTCACAAGGCTATCAATGAGTACAAGGAGGCTAAGGCG CTTGGCGTTGATACCGTCCCAGTACTTGTCGGACCAGTCTCATACTTGTTGCTCTCAAAGGCCGCCAAGGGTGTAGAGAAATCATTCTCTCCCCTTTCCCTTCTTAGCAGCATCCTTCCCGTCTACAA GGAGGTTATTGCTGAGCTGAAGGCAGCTGGCGCTTCATGGATTCAGTTTGATGAGCCCACCCTTGTTAAGGATCTTGAATCCCACCATCTGTCTGCATTCTCTGCAGCTTACTCAGAACTTGAGTCGGCACTTTCTGGATTGAACGTTCTTGTTGAGACCTACTTCGCTGACGTCCCTGCAGACTCATACAA GACTCTTACATCATTGAGCAGTGTGACTGCTTATGGTTTTGACCTTGAACGTGGAACCAAGACTCTTGAGCTTGTCAAGAGTGGTTTCCCCGCTGGAAAGTACCTCTTTGCTGGTGTCGTAGATGGACGCAACATTTGGGCTGATGACCTTGCTGCATCTCTCGCCACTCTTCAGTCTCTTGAGGCTGTTGTTGGGAAGG ACAAGCTTGTCATATCGACTTCCTGCTCACTCATGCACACTGCTGTGGACCTTGTAAATGAGACCAAGCTTGATGATGAGATTAAGTCATGGCTCGCATTTGCCGCCCAAAAGGTCGTTGAGGTGAACGCCCTTGCCAAGGCATTGGCTGGTCAAAAGGATGAG GCTTACTTCTCTGCAAATGCTGCTGCTCTGGCCTCAAGAAGGTCGTCACCACGTGTCACAAATGAGGAGGTCCAGAAGGCT GCCACCGCCCTCAAGGGCTCTGATCACCGCCGCGCTACCACCGTTAGCGCTAGGTTGGATGCGCAGCAAAAGAAGCTCAACCTTCCGATCCTTCCCACGACCACCATTGGTTCATTCCCACAGACAGTGGAGCTCAGGAGAGTCCGCCGTGAGTACAAGGCAAAGAA GATCTCTGAGGAGGAGTACACCAATGCCATCAAGGAGGAGATTAGCAAGGTTGTTAAGATCCAAGAAGAGCTTGACATTGATGTGCTTGTGCACGGAGAGCCTGAG AGGAACGATATGGTTGAGTACTTCGGTGAGCAGCTCTCTGGTTTCACGTTCACTGCCAATGGTTGGGTGCAATCTTACGGATCAAGGTGCGTCAAGCCACCGATCATCTATGGTGATGTGAGCCGCCCCAACCCCATGACCGTCTTCTGGTCCAAGATGGCGCAGAGCATGACTGCTCGCCCAATGAAGGGTATGCTGACAGGCCCTGTCACAATCCTTAACTGGTCTTTTGTCAGAAATGACCAACCGAG GTTTGAGACTTGCTACCAGATTGCTCTTGCAATCAAGAAGGAGGTCGAGGACCTTGAGGCTGGTGGTATTCAG GTTATCCAAATCGATGAGGCTGCTTTGAGAGAGGGTCTGCCACTCCGCAAGTCGGAGCATGCTTTCTACTTGGACTGGGCCGTGCACTCCTTCAGGATCACCAACTGCggtgtccaggacaccacccag ATCCACACCCACATGTGCTACTCCAACTTCAACGACATCATCCAGTCCATCATCAACATGGACGCCGATGTGATCACCATCGAGAACTCGCGGTCCGACGAGAAGCTTCTCTCCGTCTTCCGCGAGGGCGTGGTGTACGGCGCCGGCATTGGCCCGGGCGTGTACGACATCCACTCCCCCAGGATCCCGTCCAAGGAGGAGATCGCCGACCGTGTCAACAAGATGCTCGCGGTGCTCGACACCAACATCCTGTGGGTGAACCCCGACTGCGGTCTCAAGACCCGCAAGTATGCCGAGGTCAAGCCCGCCCTCACCAACATGGTCGAGGCCGCCAAGCAGATCCGCGCCGAGCTCGCCAAGGCGCAGTAA